Below is a window of Aggregicoccus sp. 17bor-14 DNA.
CCCGGCGGCGATGCGCTCCCCTTCTCCGCACTGGGCGCCGAGGCCGCCGCGCGCCGCTACCTGAGCCGGGCATTCGAGAGCGAGCGCCTCCCCTCGCTCGAGCCGGTGAGCGTGGCGGGCCAGGCGAGCGAGCTGCAGACGCTGGGCACCGAGGTGCTGCCCCTCACCGGGACGCGCACGGTGAAGTTCCGCCAGGTGCTCTCGCGCATCCCGGTGTACGGCTCGCTCGTCACAGTGGAGCTGGACCAGGGCAACGAGCTGCTCGCCATCAACTCGAACCTCGGCGAGCCCGCGGGCGTGGACCCGGTGGCGCGCCTCTCGCCCGCGCAGGCGATGGACGTGGTGGCGCAGAAGGCCGGCGAGCGCGCGCGCCAGGCGGTGCCGCGGCTGCACTACTACTTCGAGCCGGGCGCGCGCCGCTGGCACCTCGCGTACGTGGCCGAGAACGTCTGGACGCGCGAGGGCACCCTCTTCGACTTCGTGGTGGACGCGCACGACGGCAGCCTGGTCGCGGCGCTGCCGCGCAACCAGAGCGCGCTCGAGCCGCGGCCCGGCACCGGCGGCAACGGCAAGGGCCTCCCGCTGCCGCTCGGTGAGCCGCCCGCGCTGCCGCGCACCCCGGCCGCCCCCGCTCCGGCGGATGACTCCGGCCTGGAGGAGGCGCGCGACGGGCGCGGCCAGCTGCGGCGCTTCGGCGCGAGCACCGAGGGCGCGCGCAAGCAGCTGCACGACGCGCGCTTCAACGTGCACACCTACGACTTCGGCTTCCGCGACCTGCTCACCGACGACAAGGGGCTGCCGGGCAGCTACGTGGAGCTACCTCCCGAGCCCTGGAGCAGCGCCGGCGTGAGCGCGCACGCGAACGCGGTGGAGGTGGCGCGCTTCCTGCGCGAGGTGCTCAAGCGCGAGGGGCTGGACAACGCGGGAGGGCCGCTCATCTCCAGCATCCAGTGCGCGTGGGGAGGCTCGGGGCCGGGCACCGAGTGGCGCAACGCCGCGTGGATCGGCACCCAGATGGTGTACGGCCAGCGCAAGGTGGGCGAGGAGCTGGTCTCCTACGCGGTGGCGCTGGACGTCGTCGCGCACGAGATACTGCACGGCCTCACCGACCACAGCGCGCGCCTCCTCTACGCAGGCATGAGCGGCGCGCTCAACGAGAGCTACTCGGACATCTTCGGCATCCTCGTCTCGAACCTCGCCGTCGCGGACCGCGAGCGCTGGAGCTGGGAGATGGGCGAGGAGCTGGACGCCTCGGGCGTGCCCATCCGCGACCTGCGCGACCCCACGCGCTGCGGCCAGCCCGCGCACATGGACGAGTACCGGCAGCTGCCGGTGGACCGCCCGCACGACTGGGGCGGCGTGCACGTGAACAGCGGCATCCACAACCGCGCGGCCTACCTGCTGCTCAGCGCGAAGGACGCGGCCGGCGACTGGTGCTTCTCGCCCGCGCAGGTAGCGGCCCTCTTCTACATCGCGCTCACCCAGTACCTCTCGCGCACCTCGGGCTTCGGCGACAGCCGGCGCGGCGTGGAGCTCGCCGCGCGCAGCCTCTTCCGCCAGGACCCCGCGCTCGAGGAGAAGCTCGCCGCAGTGGCCGCCGCCTTCGACGGCGTGGGCATCCGCGAGGGCCTGCAGACCCCCACCCTCCCCGCTCCGGCTCCGGCCGCGAGCGCGCCGGATGACGCGGGCGGGCTCGCGGGGCTCGAGGTGATGCTCGCCGCGGCGCCCTCGCTGGTGATTCCCTACGACCCGGACTTCCTCGGGGGCGGCTTCCAGGTGCCCCTGCCCATGCTGACGGCGCGCCTGCGCGAGGACGCCTTCGAGAAGGGCCGCGTGCTCGACTACGTGCACTACTCGCTCGCGATGAATGCGCGCAGGCGTACGGCGCTGTTCAGCGCGTGCAACGTGGACGCCTCTCGCATGGTGCGCATGGGGCGCGAGGGGATGCCCTGGCTGCTGGACCCGCGCCTGCCAGCCTCCGCGCAGCTCGGCCCCATCTACTACGCGAACAACGCGTGGGACCGCGGCCACCTCACCCGGCGCCAGGATGCGCTGTGGGGGCCGGTGCGGGTGGCGCGCGAGGCGAACGCCGCGACCTTCTATTACGCGAACGCGGCGCCCCAGCACGAGAACTTCAACCAGGACGAGTGGGCGGCGCTGGAGGACTGGGTGCTCGAGCGCGCGGCGGACGTCTCCTACCGCCTGTGCGTCATCACCGGGCCGGTGCTGCAGGACGACGATCCACCGCTGCGCGACGCGCAGATCCCCGCGGCCTTCTGGAAGGTGGTCGCCCTGCGCGACGCGACGGCGGACGGAGACGACCTCTCCGTGGTGGCCTTCCTCATGAAGCAGGCCCCGATGGAGAAGGACAAGGTGGGGCGCGAGCTGCTGCACCTCAAGCGCTACCAGGTCACCGTGGCAGCAGTGGAGGAGTGGACGGGGCTGGACTTCGGGGCGCTGCGCGATGCGGACGAGCTGGCCTGGTCGCCGCTCGCCCTCGCCGGCGCCGAGCCCTTGCAGGTGTTCCGCCCCATCGAGCGCCCCGAGGACATCGTCTTCAGCGGCTCGCGCCGCCGCGCCGCGGGAGGCCAGATTCAGCCGCTGCGCGCCGCCGCACCGCAGCCGCCCCGGCCCGGCAGCTTCGTGCACTGAGCGGCGCCGCGCTTCAGAGCGGCGGGCGGTTGCCGGGCACGGTGAGCCCTCCGTCCACCGCGATGCTCTGTCCCGTGACGTACGCGGCGGCGTCCGAGCACAGCCACGCGGCGAGCGCCGCCACCTCCTCGGGCTGGCCGTAGCGCCGGGCGGGCGTCGCCTCGAGGAAGGGGCGGCCGGCCACGCGGTCCTCCGGGTCGAGGAAGCGCCGGAACATCTCGGTCACGATGTAGCCCGGCTGCACCGTGTTCACCCGCACCCGGTGCGCGGCGAGCTCGACGGCCGCCGCGCGCGAGAGCGCATCGATGCCGCCCTTGGTCGCCGAGTAGAGGCTGCTCCCGGCGAAGCCCCCCTGCGCGAGCCAGGAGGAGGTGCTCACGATGGCGCCGCCCGTGCCCTGGGCGAGCAGTTGCTTCGCCTGCGCGCGCATGCTCAACCAGGTGCCGCGCAGGTTGGTCGCGACGAGCGCATCGAAGTCGTCCGCGGTGCTCTCCGGGAGCGGCGCGAAGCGGCCCTCCGTGCCGGCGTTGTTGAAGGCGGCGTCCAGGCGTCCGAACTCGCTCACCGCCCGGCCCACCAGCGCGTCCACCTGCGCCTCCACGGCCACGTCCGCGGCGACGAACAGCGCCTGCGCACCGGAGCGGCGCAGCTCCGCGGCAAGCGCCTCGCCGCGCTCCACCCGCCTGCCGGCCAGCACCACCCGGGCTCCCTGGGCCGCGAAGAGCCGCGCAGCAGCCTCGCCGATGCCCGACGTTGCACCCGTTATGAGACACACCTTGTCCTGCAGCAGCTGCACCATGTCCGTCTCCTGTCGAAGGCGGGGAAGGCCCCCACGACGCAAGGGATAGCGGCTCACGGGCCGCCGGAGCGCAGCGCTCTTGGCGAAGGACTTTTGCAGGAAGCGCAAAAGTGCCACGCTCGGAGGATGGTTCAGCTCGAGCAGATGCGCGTCTTCGAGGCGGTGGTGGCCGCAGGCAGCTTCTCGCGCGCGGCGCTGCAGCTCGGGGTGTCGGTGTCGCGGGTCTCGCGCACGGTGGAGGCGCTCGAGGGCGAGCTGGGTGCGCTCCTGCTGCAGCGCACGACGCGCAGCATGGCGCTGACGGAGGCCGGAGCGCTGTTTCGCGAGCGGGCCCGGCGGCTGGTGAGCGAGGCGGAGGCGCTGCAGCGCAGCGTCTCGGACCAGGCGCGCGCGCCGCAGGGCACGGTGCGGGTGAGCGTCTCCAACCTGCTGGGGCAGCTCCACGTGCTGCCGCTCGTCCCCGAGCTGCTCGCGCTGCACCCGGGCCTCACCCTCGCCCTGGACCTGAGCGACCGGGTGGTGGACCTCTCCGCCGAGGGCTTCGACGTGGCGATCCGCATCGGGCCGCTCGCGGACACGTCGCACGTGGCGCGCAGGCTCGGCTCCACGGACCGGCAGTGGCTGTGCGCGGCACCCAGCTACCTCGCGGCCCACGGTATTCCGCGCCACGAGCAGGAGCTGGAGCAGCACCGAGCAGTGCTCGTCACCAACGGCGCGCTCGAGCCCTACCCCTGGTACGTGCGCCGCAAGGGCCGCAAGGCCCGCCCCCTGCGCCTTCCCGCGAGGGCCCTGGTGTCCCAGCCCCTCGCGTACAAGGATCTGCTCGTCGCGGGCCTGGGATTGGGCCTGGTCTACGACTGGGCGGTGGAGCGGGAGGTGAGCGCCGGCACCCTGCAGCGGGTGCTCCCCGAGGTGGACCTCTCCTACGAGCCGGAGCCCGGAGGGGAGATCTTCCTGCTGTACGCAAAGGACCGCTTCGCCTCGCCGCGGGTGCGCGCAGTCGTGGACTTCTTCTCGCGGCGCCTGCGCGCCATCCTCTCGCGCGCCCCGGCCTAGCGGCGGAGCGTGGCCCGCTCCGCCGCCTGCCCTCGCGTCGAGCACTCGGGAGGTCTGCCGCGGCCGGGCTCCTGCCCTACCTTCGAGCAGGACCCCTTCGCGAGCGAGGCCCCATGGCAGCGAGGAAGAAGAGCAGCAGCACGAAGCGCACCGGCAAGACCGCGGCGGCCCAGGGCCTGCTCCCAGAGCCCTCGCGTCTTCCGCGGCCACCCGCGAGTGGCCCCGCGACGCGCAAGGTGAAGGCGAGCCCCTCCGCGCCCTCGCGCGTGGGCCGCACCGCGAGCGCGAGCAGCGCCGAGGCGCGCGCCCTGCTCGGCCTCTCCCAGGGCACGCCCGGTGCGGGACGGCGCGCCGAGGGCGAGCGGCCCGAGGGCGCACGGCGTAAGCGGGCCCCCAGCGCAGATGAGCTCGCGCGCGAGGCGGTGCGCCGGGAGCGGCCGCTCTCGGGCGGCGCGCTGCAGGACCTCAACCTGCGCACGGGCCGCGATCTCGGCGCCCTGCGCGCCGCGGCGAAGGGCGCGGCCCCGGCGGGCCGCGCCACCTCGCGCACGCAGAAGGACCGGGGCGGCACCTCGCTGCGCACGCGGCGCTGAGGCTCAGGGTCCCGCGTACGCGATGCGCACCATCGTGTCCGAGAGGATGCTCGGGATGGCCTGGTCCTGGGTGCCGTCCAGGTTGGTGAGGAACACGGGCTGTTCGGGGTGGTGGATGACGGGGCTGTCCGTGGTGCCCGCGTTGCACTCGTCGAAGTAGTACGCGCCGAAGCGGGCGACGAAGGGCCCGTCGAAGTCGATGATCATGTTCCCCACCGCCCAGCCCGCGGTGTCCGCGGTGAGCTCGGTGCCCGAGGGCGCGGTGACGAAGAAGGTGGAGACGGTGCGGCGGGTGAGGTTGTGGAAGTAGAGCCGCGCGCGCACGTGCGAGCCCAGGTCGAGGCAGATGACGCACGAGAGCACGTCGCCCGGCTCGGCCGGCAGGTTGGTGACGGCGTGGCGTGACCCGGGCGACCACTGCCACCACACCCCGTAGCTGTACTGCAGCTGAGCGCCGGAGCGCGCCACCCGGATGTCCCAGCCCGCGAAGAGGTTGCTCGTGGAGCTCTCGCCGAAGAGGCCCATCCACGTGGAGCAGCCCTGTGCGTTCGCGTCCACGGGCGCCTGGTAGATGTGCGGGAGGGTCCAGGTGCCCTGGATCCAGCGCATCGTCCCCTGCGCCGCGGGCGCCGTCACCGTGGCGCCGCCCATGTGGTTGTGGCGCTGGGGCGGCAGGGCCGGGGCGAGCGGCAGGTCCAGCGGGCCGGCGACACCGGGCTGCCTCCGGAACTTCGGCACCACCACGGTGAGGGGCGCCGAGAGCACGCGGTCGAAGTACTGCTGCAGCGGAGCCTCGCGCGGGCGGGGCGGGATGCCGTAGCGCAGGCGGGTGCGCTCGCTGGCCTTGCTCGCGTCGAAGCCGCGGGGCGGCGCGGCGTAGGTGCGGACGACGGATTCCTTCGCCTTCGCTCCCCGCTTCACTGCGGGCCTCCTTGCTCCGCGGCTCTTCGCTCCTCGTGCGCTCGCCATCGTGCGGCTCCTCTCGGGTCCTGCGGTGGATGTCCCCGAGCGTGGGCGCACGGAGACGCCCCGCACCATGCGCCCGGGGTGCGAGGCCTCTCGCCTCGCGTTCACCCGAGAAGGAAAAGCACAGCGCGAGCGAGTGCGGCCGCAGAGCACAGCCCTGGCACGCCTCGGGCAGCTCGACGGAGGTCCGAGTGAGGAGACCGGCGCTCTCGCGGAGCTCGCTCCTTGCCCGTTCTGCTAGTGTTGCGCCGATGCACCGTCGCCCGCTTTCCGCTGCGCTCCTCGCGCGGAGCACCGCAGCCCTGCTCCTCACCGCCTCGGTTCAGCTCTCCTGCACGGCATCCACTTTGCGCGAGGACGCTGGGACGATCGAGGACTCAGCCACCCGCGACGCGGGTGGGGATGTGCTCGACGCAGGCCGCGATGCCGGCGACGGCACCGATACAGGCACCGATGCGGGCGACGACACCGACGCAGGCTCCGACCTCGATGCGGGCATCGCCGTGGGTCCGCCCTGCGAGAAGACGCAGGGAGTCTGTGCAGGCGCGGCGCATGCGCGGCTCGAGGACGGCGGCTTCGAGCCCACCTGCACCGCCCTGTCCTACGGCTCCGACTACGAGCCGGCCGAGACGCGATGCGACGGCCTGGACAACGACTGCGACGGCGAGACGGACCGTCACTGGGCCACGCTGTTTCCGCGCAGCGAAGGCTCGACATGGAACGTCCCGGTGGCGCGCATGGATGGCGGCTATGTCGCGCTCGCGCAGGAACGCGACGGCGGCTTCAGCCTGCGCCGCTTCGACGATCAGCTGGAGGCCCTTGCCGAGCCCGAGCCCTTGAAGCCGGCCGGAACGGGTTACCTGGATGGCCCGGCGCTCTTGAACACAGCGCAGGGAATCGCCCTGACCTACGAGCGGCGGGGCCAGCAAGACGTCACCGATTTCTACGTGCCGCTCTCCGCGGAGGGCCTCCTGCTGCGGGGCAACGACGGCGAGCCCTTCTACTCGTCGCTGAACACCACGCCTGGCTTCCCCTATGGGTCGCTGCGCACCGCTCCTTCGTTCGACGGGAGCAAGGTGCTGGTGTCGTTCCACGAGACCGATGCCGGCACTCCCTTCATGGCGTATGCCACCGAGGTACTGGGGCTCGTCACCGACCCGCTCGGCAACATCGTCACACCGCGCACCTCGCTGATGCGGGTGCGCGTCGAAGGGGCGGGGCTCTTCCCGAAGAGCGTTCTGGGTGTCGAGGACGGCTTCGTCCTCGCGGTGAGCGAATGGCCCCCCGAGCTGGGGATGGCGTTCACGTTGCGTCTGCAACGCTTCTCCAGCGCGCTCGCGCCTGTGGGCAGCGAGCGCACCATCGAGCTGCTCTCGGAGACCGACGCCCACCTGGCGAACGTTCCGGCAGACCCCGGCAGTGGGGGGCCCCCGCAGCCCGTGCTCGTCTACCGGGAGTCCTTCGCGGACGGAGGCTCCGGACTCTTCGTGGTCCGCAACCTCTTCGACGGCGGAGAGCCGGAGGCCTGGAATGACGTTGCCGCGGACACGGCGTTCCTCCGTGCCCTGGGAACGCCGCGCGGGTTGCAGGTGGCATGGAAGACCGTGACCTACTGCCCGGAGTGCATCTCCCCGACTGGCATCCGCGGCACCTCCCGCGGCCGCGTCTTCGCCCGCGGCGAGGACTCCGGGGTCGTGGACCTCACCCCGAGCACGGCGGACCTCGACTTCGACCCCTACGCCCGCCCCGGCGTCGGACTCACCGCGGGGCCCGACGGCTGGATGACCTTCTTCCTGCCGGTGCTGCAGGAAGGAGGCGTGGAACTGCGCGCCGTGAGCTACTGCGCGCCCTGAAGCAGCGCGCCCGCCCGCCCGCCTCCTCCCGGGCCAGCGGGCCGGCGCGGCAGTCCGTGCCCGCCGTCGCTACATTTGGCCCATGGAAGGCGGGCGTGCGCGCCGCGCGCGTGGCGCGCTGCGCCCCCGGACGCTAGGGTGCCCGGCGCCCCTTCCCCTGGGACCCCATGAGCAAGAAGCCACGAGGCACCGAGAGCAGCGACTTCGTCCACCACTTCGAGGGCGCCTCCACGCTGGACGGCCTGCTCGAGCTGGCCGGCAGCCCCTACGACACCGAGGCGGTGCTCGCGCTGATGAAGGAGGCGCACGCGGACGGCGCCTCCTCCAGCGAGCTCATCCCGCAGCTCTTCGAGGGCCCGCCGCGCTTCCCCTCCCCGGACGTGGCGCGGCTCATGTACCAGAACCTGCTCGGGCTCTGGGACCTGGTGGCCGAGGGCAAGGGCGTGCGGCTCGAGGACGAAGGCCCGCGCCCGCCGCGCCCCAAGCGCGAGAAGGCCCCGGCGCCGAGCCCCTTCGCCCCGGGCGAGCCGGACGCGGCCTTCGTGGAGGCCGCCTCGCGCCACCTCGAGGAGGACGTGCGCGCGCGCGAGCGGCTCACGCACCTGTTCGACAACCGGCAGGACCCGCTCCTGGGTGCCCTTGACGGCGCGGGGCTCACGGACGAAGGATACGCCGTCGCCCGCTACCTCCTCTTCGAGCTGTTCGCGATGCTGGAGCTGGGCTGGCCCGCGGGCGTCGCAACCGTGCCGCCCGGGGCGCTGGCCACCGCACCGACGCCGGACGCTCCTCCGGTGCCGGCGGCCCTCGCGACCTACGCCGAGGACGCGCTGTTCGAGGCGGAGCACGACGAGGAGCATCCGCTGGTCCCCGAGGAGCTTGCGCCGGTGCGCAACCTGGTGACCCGCGGGCTCGCCGCGCTGTGGCAGGCGCGCAAGAAGGGATGACGTGATGGCACGCGACAGGGACGGTGGCGGCAGGGACGGGGACGGCGGCGGCTTCAGCGGCCGGCGCAACAAGAGCTGGCGGGAGATCGACGCGCAGCGCGGCAAGAGCCGCAGCCACTCGCGCCAGGACGACCCCGCGCAGCAGCGCATCGAGCGCAGCCCCACCTACGAGAAGTACAAGCAGGCCGCGGACGCGCTCTTCACCGGCGGCGAGCTGCCCGAGGGCCTCGCGAAGACCTTCGACCCCGAGGGCAAGCGCAAGGCGCAGAAGGACGCACTCACGAAGGTGCGCGAGGCCGCCGGCGACCGCAAGCTCTGGGTGCAGAGCGTGCTCGACTACCTGGAGAAGTACCCGGAGCTGCCCGAGGACGCCTACTTCCTCGACTCGCTGCTGGACCACCCGCGCGAGCGCATCGTGGACAAGGCGCTGGGCAAGCTCGAGGAGCTCGAGGCCGCGGGCAAGCTGAAGGCGAAGGTGCCCACCAGCCTCGAGCAGCGGCTCAAGAGCGTGGAGCTCACCGCGGGAGACCCGGACACGCAGGAGCGCGCCAAGGCCCTGCGCGCCAAGCTGCGCTGAGCGCGCCCCGGGAAACGGGGTGAGGGCGCTGCGCCCCCACCCCGCCCCTCACGCCGCTACGCCGTGCGCGTGTTGGGGAAGGTGAACACCTGCGTCGTGAACTTCGCCGCGAGCTCGCCTTCGCGCGTGGAGTAGTCGGTGCCCACCTCGGCCTCGGGGATGAGGTGGAAGGTGGCCTTGGCCTCCTGCGCGCCCAGCTCCACCAGCACGAAGCCGTGGTGGTCGGTGTTCGTGTAGACGATGTCCGGGTTGCTGTCCCGCAGCGTCTGGTCCAGCCCGGTGACCACGTAGCCGTAGAAGGGCGTGCCCTTGCCGGTGGGCAGGCCGGTGTTCTGCACCGCGTTGCCGATGAGCGTGCGGATGGGCGCTGACGTAATGGCCGGGGCGGTGAGCGCCATGTTGCTCTTGGCCGCGTCGATCTTGCTCACGAAGGCGGCGTGGATGTCCCCGGAGAGGAAGAGCGTGTTCTGCGCGCCCTTCGCCTTCAGCTGCCCGAGCAGCTCGGCGCGGCGGTTGGGGAAGCCGTCCCACTGGTCCACGTCGAAGTAGAAGTTCTGCTTGAGCAGGTCCAGGCCCAGGTCGGTCTTCTGGCTGAGGTCCAGGGGCATGCTGGTGAGCGACACGGAGCTGACCACCGCGCGCCAGGTGCTGGCGGTGTTGCCCAGCTGCTCGTAGAGCCAGGCCTGCTGCTCGGCGCCGAGCACGTTCTCGCTCTTGCCCTGCGTGCGCGCGTAGAGGTAGCCCGCGTACAGGTCGTAGAGCGGCTTCACGGCGAAGTAGCGCGAGCCCACGTCGCTGAAGGCGTTGAGCTTGGCGAAGTGCACGTACGCGACGCCCTTCTCCTTGCCGCTGGGGTCGATGGGCGCCTGGCCCAGCTGCGCGAGCACGCCGTTCACGTACTGCAGCGCGAGCTTGCCCTTCACGGCCGCCTGCGCCTTCGCGCGCGCCTCCTGCCCGATGAGCCCGGCCTTCTGGTACGCCGCGGTGAAGAGCCCCTCCACCGCCTGCGCGACCAGGGCCTTCTGGTTCGCGTACTGCGGCTCGTCGATGTCCACGTACGCGAAGGTCGCGGCGGGCAGCGTGCCCACCAGGCCGGGCGCCACCGCGTTGAGCGTGGCCTGGTCCATCACCACCGTGCCGGGGAAGGCCTCCTCGGGGATGAGGTGGTCCGGGCGGTAGCTGCGGTAGTCGGTGATGACCAGGTCCAGGTGCTTGCCGAAGCCGAAGCGGCGCCAGAGCTTGGTGTTCGGGTAGAGCTGGTCGCGCGTCGTCTCGAGCGCGCCGCCGTTGCCGGCGGTGCCGGTGTCGATGGGCAGGTACTCGAAGAAGGCCTGCTCGGCGTTGCCGCGGCGCTCCGCGTCGGTCTCGTCCTTGAGGCCGTCGAAGTAGGTGGCGGTGGCGCCCCACGAGTCGTCCGCGAACTCGTGGTCGTCCCAGATGACGATGAAGGGGTAGAGCTCGTGCACCTTCTGCAGGACCTTGTCCGAGCGGTAGGTGCGGTACAGGTCGCGGTAGTTGCTCAGGGTCGAGGCCGCGAGGTACGCGCTCGCGCCGCTGCCCACGGGGATGGCGCCCACCGGCTCGCTGAAGGTGATGCGCCGCGAGGCCGCGCCGCCGCTCTGGAAGCTCGGGTCGCCGCTGGTCTCGTACACGTAGTCGCCCACGCACAGGACGAAGTCCAGGTCCGTGTCCAGCTGCAGCAGGCGCTGGTAGGCGTTGTAGTAGCGGCCGATGTAGTCCTGGCAGTTGGCGACGGCGAAGCGCACCGGCGTGTCCGAGCCCTCGGCGGGCGCGGTGCGGGTGCGGCCCGCCACGGTGGCGTAGCGCACGCCGTCACGCTCGTGGGTGAAGCGGTAGTAGTAGGTCGTGCGCGGCTCCAGGTTCTCCACGCGCACGCGCAGGCAGCCGTCGTGCTGCTGCAGCGCCTGCAGGCCCTGCGCGTCCACCACCAGCTGGTCGAAGGTGTTGCTCTTGGAGACCTCGAGCCGCAGCGAGAGGTCCTCCTTGCGGTCCGGGTTCACGCCGCGCACCCACAGCACCACGCTGTTCGGCTTCGGGTCGCCGGAGGCCACCGACTGCGGGAAGTAGCGCTCGCCGGACTGCAGCTCGCCGCCGCCGTTGCTGTCGTCGCTGCATGCGCTCAGCAGGCCGCTGCCGGCGCTCGCCGCGCTCACCACCACGATGCTCTTGAGAATCGATCGCCGCGTGAAGCCTGAGGTCATGCTCATCCGTCCTGGGTGAGGTGAATGGGGACGCATCATGGTCAAGGTCCGGCGCGGGACCTGCAACAAATCGGCAGGGACATGGGGGCGGGGGGGAGTTGACGGCGGGCCCGGGTGCTGTTCCATCGTTCGCCCCCATGCGCGCCCTCCTCCCCGCCCTGCTGCTGCTCTGCCTCGGTGCCCACGCCCAGCCTGCCGCCCCGGCCCCCGCTCCGGGGCCTCCCGCGCCGCTGCTGCTTCGCCCCGCGCGCGTGTTCGACGGCGAGAGCGTGCACGAGGGCTGGGCGGTGCTGGTGCGCGGCGAGCGCATCGAGGCGGTGGGGCCGGCGGCGAGCGTGAAGGCGCCCGCGGGCGCGCAGACGGTGGAGCTGCCCGGCAGCACGCTCTTGCCCGGGCTCATCGAGGGCCACAGCCACCTGCTGCTGCACCCGTACAACGAGACGCCGTGGAACGACCAGGTGCTCAAGGAGAGCCTCACGGTGCGCGTGGCGCGCGCGACGCAGCACGCGCGGGCGACCCTGATGGCGGGCTTCACCACGGTTCGCGACCTGGGCACCGAGGGCGCGGGGGATGCGGACGTGGGGCTGAAGCAGGCGATTCAGCAGGGCATCATCCCGGGGCCGCGCATGTACGTGGTCACGCGCGCGCTGGTGGCGAGCGGCTCTTACGGCCCCAAGGGCTACGCGGCGGAGTGGGAGGTGCCGCAGGGCGCGGAGGAGGCGGACGGCGTGGACGCGCTGGTGCGCGCGGTGCGCCGGCAGATCGGCGCGGGCGCGGACTGGATCAAGGTCTACGCGGACTACCGCTGGGGCCCGCGCGGCGAGGCGCGCCCCACCTTCTCGCAGGAGGAGCTCGCGCTCATCGTGCAGACGGCGAAGAGCGCCGGGCGCCCGGTGGCGGTGCACGCGAGCACCGCGGAGGGCATCCGCCGCGCGGTGCTCGCCGGCGTGGAGACGGTGGAGCACGCCGACGACGCCACGCCCGAGGTGCTGCGCCTGATGGCCAGCCGCAAGGTCATCCTCTGCCCCACGCTCGCCGCAGGGGACGCCATCCAGCAGTACCGCGGCTGGAAGAAGGGGCAGGACCCCGAGCCCGAGTCCGTGCGCCTCAAGCGCGAGTCCTTCCGCGCCGCGCTGCAGGCGGGCGTCCCCATCTGCGCCGGCAGCGACGTGGGCGTGTTCGCGCACGGCGACAACGCGCGCGAGCTCGAGCTGATGGGCGCCTACGGGATGAGCCCGGTGCAGGTGCTGCGCGCGGCCACGCTCGTCAACGCGCGCATGCTGCACGAGGAGGCGCGCCTCGGGCAGGTGAAGGCGGGGCTGCTCGCGGACCTGCTCGCCGTGGACGGAGACCCCACGAAGGACCTCTCCGCGCTGCGGCGCGTGCGCCTGGTGATGAAGGGCGGCGCGGTGGTGCGCCGCGAGCCCTGAAGCGCGCGGGCCCGCGATGGCGAGGAGCCCGGGAGTTCCCCGTGTCCCCGCGCATCCGCGCGCTGCGCCGCAGCGCGCACGCCGCGTGAGGCAACCCGGCCACCGCGCGTGAGCGCGGGCCGCAGGGCGTAATCGTTACCGTGCCGAGTGCGCCTTCGGGGCGGCCCGGGCGTAAACGTTACGGTCTCGCCCCCGCAAGGGGACTGGTAGAAGGCGCTCCGCAAATCGCGCGCGGGGTGGGCCTGGAGGCAGGCGCCCCGCCAACGCACGGAGTGGGCGACGTGGCGCAAGAAATCCGCAGCGAGCGGGCGGGAGAGCGCGTGTGGGCGACCGCGCTCGGGCGCCTCGAGGTGCGCGTGCTCACGCCGGCGGTGACGCTCTTCGTGGAGCGGGGCATCCTGGACGCGAGCTTCTGCGCGCCGCTGCTCGAGCAGCTCGAGGCCACGCTCTCGCGCGCCGAGCGCCCGCGCCTCTTCGTGGACGCGGAAGGGCTCGAGGGCTACGCGCCGGAGATCCAGCAGCAGGCCACCGAGTGGCTGCACCAGCACCGCGCCCGCTTCGGGGTGCAGCACATGCTGGTGCGCTCGCGGCTCGCGCAGACGGGCGTGTCGCTCGCGAGCGTGCGGGTGGGCAGCGCGGTGCGAGGCTACAACGTGCGCGCCCCCTTCGAGGAGGCGCTCGCCGCGGCGGTGCGCGGCGAGCGCGAGCGCTAGTCCCCGCTGTAGATGCCGATGGCGCCGTTGCGGAAAGCCACCAGCATGCGGCGCGGCTGCCCCTCCTCCTGCAGCACCTGGATGTCCACCACGGCGCTGCTGGCGAGCTTGCCCAGCGCCTTGCCGT
It encodes the following:
- a CDS encoding amidohydrolase family protein → MRALLPALLLLCLGAHAQPAAPAPAPGPPAPLLLRPARVFDGESVHEGWAVLVRGERIEAVGPAASVKAPAGAQTVELPGSTLLPGLIEGHSHLLLHPYNETPWNDQVLKESLTVRVARATQHARATLMAGFTTVRDLGTEGAGDADVGLKQAIQQGIIPGPRMYVVTRALVASGSYGPKGYAAEWEVPQGAEEADGVDALVRAVRRQIGAGADWIKVYADYRWGPRGEARPTFSQEELALIVQTAKSAGRPVAVHASTAEGIRRAVLAGVETVEHADDATPEVLRLMASRKVILCPTLAAGDAIQQYRGWKKGQDPEPESVRLKRESFRAALQAGVPICAGSDVGVFAHGDNARELELMGAYGMSPVQVLRAATLVNARMLHEEARLGQVKAGLLADLLAVDGDPTKDLSALRRVRLVMKGGAVVRREP
- a CDS encoding alkaline phosphatase, which produces MTSGFTRRSILKSIVVVSAASAGSGLLSACSDDSNGGGELQSGERYFPQSVASGDPKPNSVVLWVRGVNPDRKEDLSLRLEVSKSNTFDQLVVDAQGLQALQQHDGCLRVRVENLEPRTTYYYRFTHERDGVRYATVAGRTRTAPAEGSDTPVRFAVANCQDYIGRYYNAYQRLLQLDTDLDFVLCVGDYVYETSGDPSFQSGGAASRRITFSEPVGAIPVGSGASAYLAASTLSNYRDLYRTYRSDKVLQKVHELYPFIVIWDDHEFADDSWGATATYFDGLKDETDAERRGNAEQAFFEYLPIDTGTAGNGGALETTRDQLYPNTKLWRRFGFGKHLDLVITDYRSYRPDHLIPEEAFPGTVVMDQATLNAVAPGLVGTLPAATFAYVDIDEPQYANQKALVAQAVEGLFTAAYQKAGLIGQEARAKAQAAVKGKLALQYVNGVLAQLGQAPIDPSGKEKGVAYVHFAKLNAFSDVGSRYFAVKPLYDLYAGYLYARTQGKSENVLGAEQQAWLYEQLGNTASTWRAVVSSVSLTSMPLDLSQKTDLGLDLLKQNFYFDVDQWDGFPNRRAELLGQLKAKGAQNTLFLSGDIHAAFVSKIDAAKSNMALTAPAITSAPIRTLIGNAVQNTGLPTGKGTPFYGYVVTGLDQTLRDSNPDIVYTNTDHHGFVLVELGAQEAKATFHLIPEAEVGTDYSTREGELAAKFTTQVFTFPNTRTA